The following are from one region of the Leptospira yasudae genome:
- a CDS encoding PaaI family thioesterase, with the protein MESETIYREIKASQNGQDWHHTNCFGCGPDNPKGIHASFPFHEESGEVRFPFKIEKAFEGAPGFAHGGVLATLLDEAQGVLCFHLGHFVMTDQLYMRYHKAVPLNEEVEVRCWVTMVRRRRLYTKATIHFSKTGELLVSSKARWYDMSERTMRRMFQGTVFPIDTLLQVLEVNQKRGKEIRKRIKRQKIES; encoded by the coding sequence ATGGAATCAGAGACAATCTACCGGGAGATCAAGGCGAGTCAGAACGGTCAAGACTGGCATCATACGAATTGTTTCGGCTGCGGTCCCGATAATCCGAAAGGAATTCACGCAAGTTTCCCCTTTCACGAAGAAAGCGGCGAAGTTCGATTTCCGTTTAAAATAGAAAAAGCCTTTGAAGGCGCTCCGGGTTTCGCGCACGGAGGAGTTCTTGCGACTCTCCTCGACGAAGCGCAAGGCGTGCTTTGTTTTCATCTCGGTCACTTCGTGATGACCGATCAGTTGTATATGCGTTATCACAAAGCGGTTCCTCTCAACGAAGAGGTGGAAGTTCGTTGTTGGGTTACGATGGTTAGAAGAAGAAGGCTTTATACGAAAGCTACGATTCATTTTTCCAAAACGGGAGAACTTCTCGTTTCCTCCAAAGCCCGCTGGTACGATATGTCCGAAAGAACGATGAGAAGAATGTTCCAAGGAACCGTATTCCCGATCGACACTCTTCTGCAGGTGTTGGAAGTGAACCAGAAACGCGGTAAGGAAATCCGCAAACGGATCAAACGGCAAAAAATCGAATCTTAA
- a CDS encoding zinc-binding dehydrogenase, with the protein MKAAVLESGKKILDIREVPVPALGPDQVKVKIKACGICGSDVHLVVHGTMKCKHHPRVPGHESSGVVEEIGENVSRFKKGDRVVIAAGTSCGVCKQCKSGHENLCKDLGVFGFDRDGSFAEYNVVEERYLYSLPDAIPFDQGAILADAVSTPYHAIRYRGNIQDGDTVAIFGCGGLGIHAVAVARALTSGKVIALDVDKGSLENAAKYGADESVNLKEIRNPGKTLKEITNGVDLLADFSGYMSNVEESLRAMNRGGRIVLVGIGKQPLKFQIPFILIEKMISVSGSYGSDRRAIPELIDLYLKGKINLTHSITSHHPLEEVNQCLEDLDERKGNPIRFIIEP; encoded by the coding sequence ATGAAAGCCGCAGTTTTAGAATCCGGTAAAAAAATCTTAGACATCCGCGAAGTTCCCGTTCCCGCGCTCGGACCCGACCAAGTAAAAGTAAAAATCAAAGCCTGCGGCATCTGCGGGTCCGACGTTCATCTCGTCGTTCATGGAACGATGAAGTGTAAACATCACCCAAGAGTTCCCGGTCATGAATCTTCCGGCGTTGTGGAAGAGATCGGAGAAAACGTAAGTCGTTTTAAAAAAGGCGATCGGGTGGTGATCGCGGCCGGAACTTCCTGCGGAGTCTGCAAACAATGTAAATCCGGACATGAAAATCTCTGCAAGGACTTAGGCGTGTTCGGCTTCGATCGGGACGGAAGTTTCGCCGAATACAACGTAGTCGAAGAACGTTATTTGTATTCTCTTCCCGATGCGATTCCTTTCGATCAAGGAGCGATTCTTGCGGACGCGGTTTCCACTCCGTATCATGCGATTCGTTACCGAGGCAATATTCAAGACGGAGATACGGTTGCGATTTTCGGCTGCGGCGGTTTGGGAATTCACGCGGTTGCGGTTGCAAGAGCGTTGACGAGCGGTAAGGTGATCGCGCTCGATGTGGACAAAGGGTCTTTGGAAAACGCCGCGAAATACGGAGCCGACGAATCGGTGAACTTGAAGGAGATTCGGAATCCCGGTAAAACCTTAAAAGAAATTACGAACGGAGTCGATCTTCTCGCCGATTTTTCGGGTTATATGTCCAACGTGGAAGAATCTCTTCGAGCGATGAATCGGGGAGGAAGAATCGTTTTGGTCGGAATCGGCAAGCAGCCTCTCAAATTTCAGATTCCGTTCATTCTCATCGAGAAGATGATTTCCGTTTCCGGTTCGTACGGTTCGGATCGGCGCGCGATTCCCGAACTCATCGATCTGTATTTGAAAGGAAAAATCAATCTTACGCATTCAATTACCTCGCACCATCCTCTGGAAGAAGTGAATCAATGTCTCGAAGATCTGGACGAACGAAAGGGAAATCCGATTCGATTTATCATCGAACCCTGA